A genome region from Planctomycetia bacterium includes the following:
- a CDS encoding zf-HC2 domain-containing protein: protein MSQRQCPSREQLSGYALGTLPVPQAEEVTEHIAACTDCEDTLHNLGLTSDGLIARIQSPSAAEPFVGEAACLKVVRELEVPRSAGEAAVARAGDADVRPPSGSSQP, encoded by the coding sequence ATGTCGCAGCGCCAATGCCCCAGCCGCGAGCAACTATCGGGCTATGCCTTAGGAACTCTGCCGGTTCCGCAAGCCGAGGAAGTTACCGAACACATCGCGGCCTGCACCGATTGCGAAGACACGCTGCACAACCTAGGCCTCACTTCCGACGGCTTGATCGCCAGAATCCAATCTCCATCCGCAGCGGAACCCTTTGTGGGTGAGGCGGCTTGCCTTAAAGTAGTTCGTGAGCTGGAGGTTCCGAGGTCTGCGGGCGAAGCGGCGGTTGCGCGCGCCGGCGACGCCGACGTTCGGCCTCCTTCCGGCAGTTCCCAACCCGA